Proteins encoded within one genomic window of Ranitomeya variabilis isolate aRanVar5 chromosome 4, aRanVar5.hap1, whole genome shotgun sequence:
- the LOC143769164 gene encoding uncharacterized protein LOC143769164, with protein MDVDFSMATTEDIYRMALSRGSLGDFYLRQECVFGPGYFSSYPSTKEEREQQLLIYCTRFLPSPIFNMERLMPTNREAQKKYLPFPLDEEKPEPTSMTPEEPEEEEMEMPKDAMKYRELKEFDEDEAEDTKEEEEEEDEKTSEVKKEVVQTNSNLSRRVQKQPARRQKIRQRSILHYVNTNLRGRRNIIWTILLKPMRR; from the exons ATGGATGTCG ATTTTTCTATGGCTACTACAGAAGATATATACAGGATGGCATTGAGCCGCGGATCTCTGGGG GACTTCTACCTCCGCCAGGAATGTGTGTTCGGACCTGGATACTTCTCTT CTTATCCCAGCACAAAGGAGGAGCGAGAACAACAACTTCTGATCTACTGCACCAGATTCCTACCGTCACCAATCTTCAATATGGAG cgcctcatgccgaccaaCCGAGAAGCTCAGAAGAAATATCTGCCATTTCCTCTGGATGAAGAAAAACCTGAGCCGACATCAATGACACCAGAGGAGccagaagaagaggagatggagatGCCCAAGGATGCAATGAAATATCGGGAGTTAAAAGAGTTTGACGAAGATGAGGCAGAAGACACcaaagaggaagaggaagaagaagatgagAAGACATcagaagtgaaaaaagaagtggtgCAGACAAACAGCAACTTGTCAAGAAGAGTTCAGAAGCAGCCGGCACGAAGACAGAAGATCCGCCAGCGGTCCATCCTCCATTATGTCAACACCAACCTCAGAGGAAGGAGGAATATCATCTGGACCATCCTCCTCAAACCAATGAGACGCTGA